One region of Glycine max cultivar Williams 82 chromosome 9, Glycine_max_v4.0, whole genome shotgun sequence genomic DNA includes:
- the LOC100795076 gene encoding probable purine permease 4: MAVKSQSPPLHHQFLSTTPNDYTSDIESIDQEGPESLSNPTPFMENTEQHHHEDQKSMKNKRYKFLLFINYVLLFVGSVSSSLLTKYYFNHKGSSKWVSTWVQCAGFPFLIIPIFLPSLLNYTERKPFTDFTPKMLCYSFCIGVMLGFNNLLYSFGVAYLPVSTSALLLSSQLVFTLILSAIIVKQKITFSNLNSVILITMSSIILALNSSHEKPQGLTQKDYFIGFSCTIGAGLLFSLYLPLMEKIYERVYCYGMVMEMQLVMEIAATVLATGGMVYKGGFSEMKEEADRVFDKGNTFYWVTVVLSVVTWQCCFMGTAGMVFLTSSLTGGVSATALLSMNVLAGWLVYHDAFKGFKIVATVLCIWGFCSYVYGMYIKREQEEEAKRRNSSGGTTTELIPNGNRMVV, encoded by the coding sequence ATGGCTGTCAAATCACAATCCCCACCATTGCATCACCAGTTTCTCAGCACAACCCCAAACGACTACACCAGCGATATTGAATCAATTGATCAAGAAGGTCCAGAATCACTTTCAAACCCTACTCCATTCATGGAAAATACAGAACAACATCACCATGAAGATCAAAAATCAATGAAGAACAAGAGGTACAAGTTTCTCttgtttataaattatgttttgctCTTTGTGGGATCAGTCTCCTCTAGTTTGCTCACAAAATATTACTTTAACCACAAAGGGTCAAGCAAATGGGTCTCTACATGGGTCCAGTGTGCAGGTTTTCCATTCCTAATCATTCCCATTTTTCTCCCAAGTCTCCTCAATTACACAGAGAGAAAGCCCTTCACAGATTTCACTCCAAAGATGCTATGCTATTCATTTTGTATTGGTGTCATGTTAGGGTTTAACAACCTTTTGTACTCATTTGGAGTGGCATATCTCCCAGTCTCAACCTCAGCACTTCTCTTATCCTCTCAGCTAGTCTTCACCCTCATTCTCTCAGCCATCattgtaaaacaaaaaatcacattCTCAAATCTCAATTCCGTGATCCTCATAACCATGAGCTCCATCATTCTAGCCTTGAACTCTAGTCACGAGAAGCCTCAAGGGCTAACCCAAAAGGACTACTTCATAGGGTTCTCTTGCACCATAGGTGCAGGCTTGTTGTTTTCCTTGTACTTGCCACTGATGGAGAAGATCTACGAGAGGGTTTACTGCTACGGAATGGTGATGGAGATGCAGCTCGTAATGGAGATCGCGGCGACGGTGCTGGCCACCGGAGGAATGGTGTACAAAGGAGGGTTTTCTGAGATGAAGGAAGAGGCTGATAGGGTTTTCGACAAGGGAAACACTTTTTACTGGGTGACGGTTGTGTTGAGTGTTGTGACGTGGCAGTGTTGCTTCATGGGAACTGCAGGGATGGTCTTTCTCACGTCTTCATTGACTGGAGGGGTTTCTGCTACTGCTTTGTTATCCATGAATGTGTTGGCAGGGTGGTTGGTGTACCATGATGCCTTCAAAGGTTTTAAGATTGTGGCTACTGTTTTGTGCATTTGGGGTTTCTGTTCTTATGTCTATGGCATGTACATCAAAAGGGAGCAAGAGGAGGAGGCTAAAAGGAGGAACAGCAGTGGTGGAACTACCACAGAGTTGATCCCTAACGGGAATCGTATGGTAGTGTAA